Proteins from one Triticum aestivum cultivar Chinese Spring chromosome 7A, IWGSC CS RefSeq v2.1, whole genome shotgun sequence genomic window:
- the LOC100037604 gene encoding probable transcription factor GLK1 — protein MLAVSSARCLADDAVEQCAEAAPVETVGGAVVVADLDIDFDFTVDDIDFGDFFLRLEDGDALPDLEVDPADIFTDLEAAAAGVEELQDQQVPCAELLAAVEDVGSVSSAGGVIAVENAAFAEAGLGDGKRGCSQAEVDESMGGGDRPVVPDAKSPSSTTSSSTEAESRHKSSSKNSHGKKKAKVDWTPELHRRFVQAVEQLGIDKAVPSRILEIMGINSLTRHNIASHLQKYRSHRKHMIAREAEAASWTQRRQMYAAGGPAAAVKRQDSNIWTVPTIGFAPAHPPPPPPPSPAAMQHYVRPLHVWGHPTMDSPRMPMWPRHPMPRAPMPAWAPPPPPPSDPAFWHHPYMRGPAAYMPTHGTPCMAMPMAPKFPAPPVPVAMPCPVYTPPSTPSALASKNQQESQLQLQAQPSNESIDAAIGDVLSKPWLPLPLGLKPPSLGSVMGELERQGVANVPQACG, from the exons ATGCTTGCCGTGTCCTCCGCGAGGTGCCTcgccgacgacgcggtggagcagTGCGCCGAGGCCGCGCCCGTGGAGACGGTTGGGggcgcggtggtggtggcggaCCTGGACATAGACTTCGACTTCACCGTTGATGACATAGACTTTGGGGATTTCTTCCTCCGGCTAGAGGACGGAGACGCGCTGCCGGACCTGGAGGTCGACCCCGCCGACATCTTCACTGATCTCGAGGCGGCGGCCGCGGGCGTCGAGGAGTTGCAGGACCAGCAGGTGCCTTGCGCCGAGCTCTTGGCCGCCGTGGAGGACGTCGGTTCGGTCAGTTCGGCCGGTGGTGTCATCGCCGTAGAGAACGCGGCGTTCGCTGAGGCGGGGCTAGGAGACGGGAAGCGAGGGTGCAGTCAAGCCGAGGTGGACGAAAGCATGGGCGGCGGCGACCGCCCCGTTGTGCCGGACGCAAAATCGCCGTCGTCGACAACGTCGTCGTCTACCGAGGCTGAGAGCCGCCACAAGTCGTCAAGCAAGAACTCCCACGGGAAGAAGAAAGCCAAG GTGGACTGGACGCCGGAGCTGCACCGGAGGTTCGTGCAGGCGGTAGAGCAGCTCGGCATCGACAAGGCGGTGCCGTCGAGGATTCTGGAGATCATGGGGATCAACTCACTCACTCGGCACAACATAGCAAGCCATTTGCAG AAGTACCGGTCTCACCGGAAGCACATGATTGCGCGGGAGGCAGAGGCGGCGAGTTGGACCCAACGACGACAGATGTATGCCGCCGGCGGACCGGCTGCGGCCGTGAAGAGGCAGGACTCGAACATATGGACCGTGCCAACCATCGGCTTCGCGCCggcgcaccctcctcctcctcctcctccttcaccggCAGCCATGCAGCACTACGTCCGGCCGTTGCACGTCTGGGGTCACCCCACGATGGACTCGCCCCGGATGCCAATGTGGCCGAGGCACCCAATGCCCCGCGCCCCGATGCCGGCGTgggctcccccgccgccgccgccgtccgaccCGGCTTTCTGGCACCACCCTTACATGAGG GGGCCAGCAGCGTATATGCCGACCCATGGGACTCCTTGCATGGCAATGCCGATGGCACCG AAATTTCCTGCTCCTCCTGTGCCCGTTGCCATGCCGTGTCCAGTCTACACGCCCCCCTCCACGCCATCAGCGCTGGCGAGCAAGAACCAGCAAGAATCGCAGCTCCAGCTACAAGCACAACCA TCAAACGAGAGCATAGACGCGGCCATCGGTGATGTTTTATCCAAACCGTGGCTGCCACTGCCGCTGGGGCTGAAGCCCCCTTCGTTGGGCAGTGTCATGGGCGAGCTTGAAAGGCAAGGCGTGGCCAATGTGCCACAAGCCTGCGGGTGA